A section of the Triticum dicoccoides isolate Atlit2015 ecotype Zavitan chromosome 7A, WEW_v2.0, whole genome shotgun sequence genome encodes:
- the LOC119331785 gene encoding putative disease resistance protein RGA1 isoform X2 produces MGFIVGDTLASAVVKEAVNMIRVAAEREAGLLWSFKDDLGAMGDTLETIHAALRDADAARGPAPARMDERTRLLLGRLKAAAQDIEDLLEEFADAGARGRRSNWLREGPRCRWCYNISLSRSILAHKMKKMRERLGRIQADAGLARSHGGTSSDLHDQDDDISRRETWSDFREYIVGREEDREAVVSALLRHTEKELSVISIHGFGGLGKTTLARLAFNAEPVIRAFDCRVWIHVSMKYDLIKIGKSILSKLEANCSGDLDHLKTQLKGLLKDKTFLIVLDDIWEEDPHELLKLMDFLNVGAKGSMVLVTTRYEKIAINMDPVLCHRLESLSDGECWDLFKETAFVSQAKEARLQHIGRDIVKKCKGVPLAVRSLAFVLKWKEGVDEWEDIRDSHLWELEEKQDISFESVLPSLKLSFQHMSATLKLCFVYCSVFPKGSYIDKDLLIQQWIALGFIRLNEAFHPERRGEEYVKQLLGMSFLQISTTQTPISRKCIEAPHVFRLHDLVYDLARSLAMVDLLFLDTESNLKVSSTHSDCRYAVLTNCNPTTLRNNMMRKLRALHVNEWKQEKIPNKIFSTKFLRVLNLSGCSLLVLPSCIKQLKLLRYLDASGMQDQTLNHLSSLQNLQALKLSGSLIGALPHDMGSLEKLRYLNLSGCSNLLVLPESLCSLGKLQYLDMSNCSAIKELPPHFGNLFSLSTLDLSSCCDLTKLPESLGSLQKLRVLDLSNCWKLDALSDSFAKLDHLKGLNLSCCYQLKELPELFGNLETLDLSDCHKLQKLPESISGLKNLKVLILSDCWELTVLPESFGNLKQLQYLDLSSSQISALPESVSELVNLEHMNISWCTDLHNLPGNYGNLVKLEELNMSYIGNGNVNIPKGIAEMSNLKILLADGLINWSWENEEDIVFFNALSSSRSSFFFTGENKPSDLSIKDNTLQVGDLGRVQNLAEVEELQLSKRRQLRSLIVSGHGYGTGTELAQELVPQEAVLEKLQPPRTLERFELLGCTISTFPSWMTDIASFLPNLAHLELRHLETCGCLPPLGQLPKLHMLVISDMPHIKEVNQEFSGGARPFQKLRNIVIENMPNLEKWHTDATVSGNDVEFMFPVLHHVKIHKCPKLRFQPFLPRSVSLEIYRSNQVLSSGVRSNGHLYYMPTIRVLIDSCTLSSDGLMGLQSLTSLKFLGVRHCKGLDNWRGSIAMLTSLKSLDIAMSSVPECLGGVTSLECLKIHNCLVNYNTLEQVLHLTALVDLSLCCSHPTKLVNDQEVNWLTNMASCLKNLVNLELDNFIGCDRLPPLGCLEKLRSLTLRQMPDLKTVHQDISGGSNCLPMLQTLKIGSMPNLERWTTAHAPAAHAAHSAQSALSV; encoded by the exons ATGGGTTTCATCGTCGGGGACACGCTCGCGTCGGCGGTGGTGAAGGAGGCGGTGAACATGATCCGCGTCGCGGCCGAGCGCGAGGCGGGGCTGCTCTGGAGCTTCAAGGACGACCTGGGGGCCATGGGGGACACGCTGGAGACCATCCACGCGGCGCTCAGGGACGCGGACGCCGCCCGGGGGCCGGCGCCGGCGAGGATGGACGAGAGGACGCGCCTGCTGCTCGggcgcctcaaggcggcggcgCAAGACATCGAGGACCTGCTGGAGGAGTTCGCGGACGCCGGCGCCCGGGGCCGCCGCAGCAACTGGCTCCGCGAG GGGCCCCGCTGCCGCTGGTGCTATAATATATCTCTGTCGCGCAGCATCTTGGCTCACAAAATGAAGAAGATGAGGGAAAGATTAGGACGAATTCAAGCAGATGCTGGCCTTGCTAGATCCCATGGTGGCACGAGTAGCGACCTCCATGATCAGGATGATGATATCAGCCGAAGAGAAACATGGTCGGATTTCAGAGAATATATCGTGGGGAGAGAGGAGGACAGAGAAGCTGTAGTGAGCGCTTTGCTCAGGCACACCGAGAAAGAGCTCTCTGTTATTTCGATTCATGGCTTTGGCGGTTTAGGGAAGACGACACTTGCCCGGCTGGCCTTCAATGCTGAGCCTGTGATTAGAGCCTTCGATTGTAGGGTCTGGATTCATGTGTCTATGAAATATGATTTGATAAAAATTGGCAAGTCGATACTTTCCAAACTTGAAGCAAATtgttctggtgatttggatcacttgAAGACGCAACTGAAAGGATTGCTCAAGGACAAGACCTTCTTGATCGTTCTGGATGACATTTGGGAGGAAGACCCGCATGAACTGCTGAAGTTGATGGATTTTCTGAATGTTGGTGCAAAAGGAAGCATGGTCTTAGTTACTACACGATACGAGAAAATCGCTATAAACATGGACCCTGTCCTGTGCCACAGGCTGGAGAGTTTATCTGATGGAGAATGTTGGGATCTTTTCAAGGAAACGGCCTTCGTCTCTCAAGCCAAAGAAGCAAGACTGCAACACATCGGCAGAGACATAGTAAAGAAGTGCAAAGGTGTTCCTCTGGCTGTGAGATCGCTTGCATTCGTACTAAAATGGAAGGAAGGGGTTGATGAGTGGGAAGATATCAGGGATAGTCACCTCTGGGAATTGGAGGaaaaacaggatatatcttttgagAGTGTCCTACCATCATTGAAGTTGAGCTTTCAACATATGTCTGCCACCTTGAAATTATGCTTTGTGTATTGCTCTGTCTTCCCAAAAGGCAGTTACATTGATAAGGACTTGCTGATCCAACAATGGATTGCACTTGGGTTTATTCGGCTTAATGAGGCGTTCCATCCTGAAAGGCGCGGTGAGGAGTATGTTAAACAACTTTTGGGGATGTCCTTCCTTCAGATTTCAACTACACAAACACCT ATTTCCAGGAAATGTATTGAAGCACCACATGTATTCCGTTTGCATGACCTAGTATATGACTTGGCAAGATCGCTGGCGATGGTGGACCTACTTTTCCTTGACACTGAGAGTAACCTTAAAGTTAGTTCCACACACAGTGATTGCCGTTATGCAGTGCTCACCAATTGCAATCCAACAACTCTCCGTAACAACATGATGAGAAAACTGAGGGCTCTCCATGTTAACGAATGGAAGCAAGAAAAGATCCCTAACAAAATATTTTCTACTAAATTCTTGAGAGTCTTGAATTTAAGTGGATGTTCTCTTTTGGTGCTGCCAAGTTGCATCAAACAGTTGAAGCTACTGAGGTACCTTGATGCTTCAGGAATGCAAGATCAAACGCTTAATCACTTGAGCAGTCTGCAGAATTTACAGGCATTAAAGCTCTCAGGTAGCTTGATTGGGGCACTTCCACATGACATGGGTTCTCTTGAGAAGCTGCGTTACTTAAATCTGAGTGGTTGTTCTAATCTTTTGGTACTGCCAGAATCATTATGTAGTCTTGGAAAGTTGCAGTATCTAGACATGTCGAACTGCTCTGCAATTAAGGAGTTGCCTCCACATTTTGGCAATCTTTTTAGCCTGTCAACTCTGGATTTATCATCTTGTTGCGACTTAACAAAGCTTCCAGAGAGTCTTGGTAGCCTTCAAAAGCTTCGTGTTCTAGATCTTTCAAACTGTTGGAAACTTGATGCATTGTCTGATTCTTTTGCTAAACTTGATCATTTGAAGGGTCTAAATTTGTCATGTTGTTATCAACTTAAAGAGCTACCAGAACTATTTGGCAACCTTGAGACTCTGGATCTGTCAGATTGTCACAAGCTTCAGAAATTGCCTGAATCTATTTCTGGACTTAAAAATTTGAAGGTACTAATTCTATCTGACTGCTGGGAACTAACTGTACTTCCTGAGTCATTCGGGAATCTCAAACAACTCCAGTATCTAGACCTGTCAAGTTCTCAGATTTCTGCATTGCCTGAATCTGTTAGTGAACTTGTCAATTTAGAGCATATGAATATATCATGGTGCACGGATCTTCATAATTTACCTGGTAACTATGGCAATTTAGTCAAACTTGAAGAGCTGAACATGTCATACATTGGCAATGGTAATGTCAACATTCCGAAGGGAATAGCTGAAATGTCCAATCTCAAGATTCTGCTGGCGGATGGCCTTATCAATTGGTCATGGGAAAATGAAGAAGATATCGTGTTCTTTAATGCTTTAAGTAGCTCCAGGTCTAGTTTTTTCTTTACTGGGGAGAATAAACCAAGTGATTTAAGCATAAAGGATAATACTCTTCAAGTTGGAGATCTTGGGCGTGTGCAGAATCTTGCGGAAGTTGAGGAACTGCAATTATCGAAAAGGCGGCAGCTGCGCTCACTGATTGTCTCGGGGCATGGTTATGGGACTGGTACAGAACTAGCACAAGAACTTGTGCCTCAAGAGGCCGTGCTTGAGAAATTGCAACCTCCAAGGACACTAGAGCGGTTTGAATTGTTGGGCTGTACTATTTCTACATTTCCTAGTTGGATGACAGACATTGCATCTTTCCTCCCAAACCTTGCTCACCTTGAACTACGCCATCTGGAAACATGTGGCTGCCTTCCACCCCTTGGACAACTGCCTAAGCTACATATGTTGGTGATATCTGACATGCCTCACATCAAGGAAGTCAATCAAGAATTCTCAGGGGGTGCTAGACCATTTCAGAAGTTAAGAAACATTGTGATAGAGAATATGCCAAACCTGGAGAAATGGCACACAGATGCTACTGTAAGTGGCAATGATGTGGAATTCATGTTCCCAGTTCTTCATCATGTGAAGATACACAAATGTCCAAAGTTGAGATTTCAGCCGTTCCTTCCTCGATCTGTGTCATTGGAAATTTATAGAAGCAATCAAGTTCTATCGTCAGGAGTTCGATCAAATGGCCATTTGTATTACATGCCAACAATAAGGGTGCTGATCGATTCCTGCACACTATCTTCTGATGGTTTGATGGGGTTGCAGTCTCTTACCTCCCTCAAGTTCCTCGGTGTGCGCCACTGCAAAGGTCTGGATAACTGGAGAGGTAGCATTGCCATGCTAACTTCACTGAAGAGTTTAGATATAGCAATGAGCAGTGTTCCTGAATGCTTGGGAGGCGTCACTTCACTGGAGTGTCTGAAAATCCACAACTGCCTAGTAAATTATAACACTCTAGAGCAAGTACTACATCTTACTGCATTGGTGGACCTGTCGCTTTGTTGTAGCCACCCGACTAAATTAGTAAATGACCAAGAG GTCAATTGGTTGACGAATATGGCATCCTGTCTCAAGAATCTTGTAAATCTTGAGCTTGACAATTTCATTGGCTGCGACCGACTTCCCCCCCTTGGCTGTCTAGAAAAGCTACGTTCATTGACACTACGACAGATGCCTGATCTCAAGACAGTGCATCAGGATATTTCCGGGGGCAGCAATTGTTTGCCGATGCTACAAACCCTCAAGATAGGGAGCATGCCTAATCTTGAAAGGTGGACTACCGCGCATGCTCCTGCAGCACATGCTGCTCAT TCTGCTCAAAGTGCATTATCAGTGTGA
- the LOC119331785 gene encoding putative disease resistance protein RGA1 isoform X1 — translation MGFIVGDTLASAVVKEAVNMIRVAAEREAGLLWSFKDDLGAMGDTLETIHAALRDADAARGPAPARMDERTRLLLGRLKAAAQDIEDLLEEFADAGARGRRSNWLREGPRCRWCYNISLSRSILAHKMKKMRERLGRIQADAGLARSHGGTSSDLHDQDDDISRRETWSDFREYIVGREEDREAVVSALLRHTEKELSVISIHGFGGLGKTTLARLAFNAEPVIRAFDCRVWIHVSMKYDLIKIGKSILSKLEANCSGDLDHLKTQLKGLLKDKTFLIVLDDIWEEDPHELLKLMDFLNVGAKGSMVLVTTRYEKIAINMDPVLCHRLESLSDGECWDLFKETAFVSQAKEARLQHIGRDIVKKCKGVPLAVRSLAFVLKWKEGVDEWEDIRDSHLWELEEKQDISFESVLPSLKLSFQHMSATLKLCFVYCSVFPKGSYIDKDLLIQQWIALGFIRLNEAFHPERRGEEYVKQLLGMSFLQISTTQTPISRKCIEAPHVFRLHDLVYDLARSLAMVDLLFLDTESNLKVSSTHSDCRYAVLTNCNPTTLRNNMMRKLRALHVNEWKQEKIPNKIFSTKFLRVLNLSGCSLLVLPSCIKQLKLLRYLDASGMQDQTLNHLSSLQNLQALKLSGSLIGALPHDMGSLEKLRYLNLSGCSNLLVLPESLCSLGKLQYLDMSNCSAIKELPPHFGNLFSLSTLDLSSCCDLTKLPESLGSLQKLRVLDLSNCWKLDALSDSFAKLDHLKGLNLSCCYQLKELPELFGNLETLDLSDCHKLQKLPESISGLKNLKVLILSDCWELTVLPESFGNLKQLQYLDLSSSQISALPESVSELVNLEHMNISWCTDLHNLPGNYGNLVKLEELNMSYIGNGNVNIPKGIAEMSNLKILLADGLINWSWENEEDIVFFNALSSSRSSFFFTGENKPSDLSIKDNTLQVGDLGRVQNLAEVEELQLSKRRQLRSLIVSGHGYGTGTELAQELVPQEAVLEKLQPPRTLERFELLGCTISTFPSWMTDIASFLPNLAHLELRHLETCGCLPPLGQLPKLHMLVISDMPHIKEVNQEFSGGARPFQKLRNIVIENMPNLEKWHTDATVSGNDVEFMFPVLHHVKIHKCPKLRFQPFLPRSVSLEIYRSNQVLSSGVRSNGHLYYMPTIRVLIDSCTLSSDGLMGLQSLTSLKFLGVRHCKGLDNWRGSIAMLTSLKSLDIAMSSVPECLGGVTSLECLKIHNCLVNYNTLEQVLHLTALVDLSLCCSHPTKLVNDQEVNWLTNMASCLKNLVNLELDNFIGCDRLPPLGCLEKLRSLTLRQMPDLKTVHQDISGGSNCLPMLQTLKIGSMPNLERWTTAHAPAAHAAHVRILPDLQLLKVFDCPKLKFVPFLPVCSKCIISVTSDVIVPEHHDDPAPWDMPTSELFCFYLHGRCTGLQYFKVLRLLSVYGCTNMSSWQESILLLTSLQKLELHGSDMPGWLCKLSSLRELHIIKSKPPLNLSQFVYDRHQIALRIEDCQGTLKQVPSVVILDMIRHITFVEIIGCEPIMHAEWRNGELFKCKLRKSSEWYMPDADAGSLPTILGTWQEEPTEFLSGDAANPDQPGPSGTK, via the exons ATGGGTTTCATCGTCGGGGACACGCTCGCGTCGGCGGTGGTGAAGGAGGCGGTGAACATGATCCGCGTCGCGGCCGAGCGCGAGGCGGGGCTGCTCTGGAGCTTCAAGGACGACCTGGGGGCCATGGGGGACACGCTGGAGACCATCCACGCGGCGCTCAGGGACGCGGACGCCGCCCGGGGGCCGGCGCCGGCGAGGATGGACGAGAGGACGCGCCTGCTGCTCGggcgcctcaaggcggcggcgCAAGACATCGAGGACCTGCTGGAGGAGTTCGCGGACGCCGGCGCCCGGGGCCGCCGCAGCAACTGGCTCCGCGAG GGGCCCCGCTGCCGCTGGTGCTATAATATATCTCTGTCGCGCAGCATCTTGGCTCACAAAATGAAGAAGATGAGGGAAAGATTAGGACGAATTCAAGCAGATGCTGGCCTTGCTAGATCCCATGGTGGCACGAGTAGCGACCTCCATGATCAGGATGATGATATCAGCCGAAGAGAAACATGGTCGGATTTCAGAGAATATATCGTGGGGAGAGAGGAGGACAGAGAAGCTGTAGTGAGCGCTTTGCTCAGGCACACCGAGAAAGAGCTCTCTGTTATTTCGATTCATGGCTTTGGCGGTTTAGGGAAGACGACACTTGCCCGGCTGGCCTTCAATGCTGAGCCTGTGATTAGAGCCTTCGATTGTAGGGTCTGGATTCATGTGTCTATGAAATATGATTTGATAAAAATTGGCAAGTCGATACTTTCCAAACTTGAAGCAAATtgttctggtgatttggatcacttgAAGACGCAACTGAAAGGATTGCTCAAGGACAAGACCTTCTTGATCGTTCTGGATGACATTTGGGAGGAAGACCCGCATGAACTGCTGAAGTTGATGGATTTTCTGAATGTTGGTGCAAAAGGAAGCATGGTCTTAGTTACTACACGATACGAGAAAATCGCTATAAACATGGACCCTGTCCTGTGCCACAGGCTGGAGAGTTTATCTGATGGAGAATGTTGGGATCTTTTCAAGGAAACGGCCTTCGTCTCTCAAGCCAAAGAAGCAAGACTGCAACACATCGGCAGAGACATAGTAAAGAAGTGCAAAGGTGTTCCTCTGGCTGTGAGATCGCTTGCATTCGTACTAAAATGGAAGGAAGGGGTTGATGAGTGGGAAGATATCAGGGATAGTCACCTCTGGGAATTGGAGGaaaaacaggatatatcttttgagAGTGTCCTACCATCATTGAAGTTGAGCTTTCAACATATGTCTGCCACCTTGAAATTATGCTTTGTGTATTGCTCTGTCTTCCCAAAAGGCAGTTACATTGATAAGGACTTGCTGATCCAACAATGGATTGCACTTGGGTTTATTCGGCTTAATGAGGCGTTCCATCCTGAAAGGCGCGGTGAGGAGTATGTTAAACAACTTTTGGGGATGTCCTTCCTTCAGATTTCAACTACACAAACACCT ATTTCCAGGAAATGTATTGAAGCACCACATGTATTCCGTTTGCATGACCTAGTATATGACTTGGCAAGATCGCTGGCGATGGTGGACCTACTTTTCCTTGACACTGAGAGTAACCTTAAAGTTAGTTCCACACACAGTGATTGCCGTTATGCAGTGCTCACCAATTGCAATCCAACAACTCTCCGTAACAACATGATGAGAAAACTGAGGGCTCTCCATGTTAACGAATGGAAGCAAGAAAAGATCCCTAACAAAATATTTTCTACTAAATTCTTGAGAGTCTTGAATTTAAGTGGATGTTCTCTTTTGGTGCTGCCAAGTTGCATCAAACAGTTGAAGCTACTGAGGTACCTTGATGCTTCAGGAATGCAAGATCAAACGCTTAATCACTTGAGCAGTCTGCAGAATTTACAGGCATTAAAGCTCTCAGGTAGCTTGATTGGGGCACTTCCACATGACATGGGTTCTCTTGAGAAGCTGCGTTACTTAAATCTGAGTGGTTGTTCTAATCTTTTGGTACTGCCAGAATCATTATGTAGTCTTGGAAAGTTGCAGTATCTAGACATGTCGAACTGCTCTGCAATTAAGGAGTTGCCTCCACATTTTGGCAATCTTTTTAGCCTGTCAACTCTGGATTTATCATCTTGTTGCGACTTAACAAAGCTTCCAGAGAGTCTTGGTAGCCTTCAAAAGCTTCGTGTTCTAGATCTTTCAAACTGTTGGAAACTTGATGCATTGTCTGATTCTTTTGCTAAACTTGATCATTTGAAGGGTCTAAATTTGTCATGTTGTTATCAACTTAAAGAGCTACCAGAACTATTTGGCAACCTTGAGACTCTGGATCTGTCAGATTGTCACAAGCTTCAGAAATTGCCTGAATCTATTTCTGGACTTAAAAATTTGAAGGTACTAATTCTATCTGACTGCTGGGAACTAACTGTACTTCCTGAGTCATTCGGGAATCTCAAACAACTCCAGTATCTAGACCTGTCAAGTTCTCAGATTTCTGCATTGCCTGAATCTGTTAGTGAACTTGTCAATTTAGAGCATATGAATATATCATGGTGCACGGATCTTCATAATTTACCTGGTAACTATGGCAATTTAGTCAAACTTGAAGAGCTGAACATGTCATACATTGGCAATGGTAATGTCAACATTCCGAAGGGAATAGCTGAAATGTCCAATCTCAAGATTCTGCTGGCGGATGGCCTTATCAATTGGTCATGGGAAAATGAAGAAGATATCGTGTTCTTTAATGCTTTAAGTAGCTCCAGGTCTAGTTTTTTCTTTACTGGGGAGAATAAACCAAGTGATTTAAGCATAAAGGATAATACTCTTCAAGTTGGAGATCTTGGGCGTGTGCAGAATCTTGCGGAAGTTGAGGAACTGCAATTATCGAAAAGGCGGCAGCTGCGCTCACTGATTGTCTCGGGGCATGGTTATGGGACTGGTACAGAACTAGCACAAGAACTTGTGCCTCAAGAGGCCGTGCTTGAGAAATTGCAACCTCCAAGGACACTAGAGCGGTTTGAATTGTTGGGCTGTACTATTTCTACATTTCCTAGTTGGATGACAGACATTGCATCTTTCCTCCCAAACCTTGCTCACCTTGAACTACGCCATCTGGAAACATGTGGCTGCCTTCCACCCCTTGGACAACTGCCTAAGCTACATATGTTGGTGATATCTGACATGCCTCACATCAAGGAAGTCAATCAAGAATTCTCAGGGGGTGCTAGACCATTTCAGAAGTTAAGAAACATTGTGATAGAGAATATGCCAAACCTGGAGAAATGGCACACAGATGCTACTGTAAGTGGCAATGATGTGGAATTCATGTTCCCAGTTCTTCATCATGTGAAGATACACAAATGTCCAAAGTTGAGATTTCAGCCGTTCCTTCCTCGATCTGTGTCATTGGAAATTTATAGAAGCAATCAAGTTCTATCGTCAGGAGTTCGATCAAATGGCCATTTGTATTACATGCCAACAATAAGGGTGCTGATCGATTCCTGCACACTATCTTCTGATGGTTTGATGGGGTTGCAGTCTCTTACCTCCCTCAAGTTCCTCGGTGTGCGCCACTGCAAAGGTCTGGATAACTGGAGAGGTAGCATTGCCATGCTAACTTCACTGAAGAGTTTAGATATAGCAATGAGCAGTGTTCCTGAATGCTTGGGAGGCGTCACTTCACTGGAGTGTCTGAAAATCCACAACTGCCTAGTAAATTATAACACTCTAGAGCAAGTACTACATCTTACTGCATTGGTGGACCTGTCGCTTTGTTGTAGCCACCCGACTAAATTAGTAAATGACCAAGAG GTCAATTGGTTGACGAATATGGCATCCTGTCTCAAGAATCTTGTAAATCTTGAGCTTGACAATTTCATTGGCTGCGACCGACTTCCCCCCCTTGGCTGTCTAGAAAAGCTACGTTCATTGACACTACGACAGATGCCTGATCTCAAGACAGTGCATCAGGATATTTCCGGGGGCAGCAATTGTTTGCCGATGCTACAAACCCTCAAGATAGGGAGCATGCCTAATCTTGAAAGGTGGACTACCGCGCATGCTCCTGCAGCACATGCTGCTCATGTGAGGATCTTACCTGATCTTCAACTACTCAAGGTTTTTGACTGTCCAAAGCTTAAGTTTGTGCCATTTCTTCCAGTCTGCTCAAAGTGCATTATCAGTGTGACTAGTGACGTAATAGTGCCGGAGCACCATGATGATCCTGCTCCCTGGGACATGCCCACATCAGAACTATTCTGCTTCTATTTACATGGTAGATGCACAGGACTCCAATACTTCAAAGTCCTGAGATTACTATCAGTTTATGGCTGTACAAATATGAGCAGTTGGCAAGAAAGCATCCTCCTCCTTACCTCCCTTCAGAAACTGGAGTTGCATGGGAGTGACATGCCTGGATGGTTGTGTAAACTCTCCTCACTGCGTGAACTTCACATCATAAAGAGCAAACCACCGCTCAACCTATCCCAGTTTGTTTATGATCGTCACCAGATTGCCTTGAGAATCGAGGATTGCCAGGGGACACTCAAGCAGGTGCCTTCTGTGGTGATTTTGGACATGATAAGACACATTACTTTTGTGGAAATAATTGGT TGTGAGCCGATAATGCATGCAGAGTGGCGAAATGGTGAACTCTTCAAGTGCAAACTTCGAAAGTCCAGTGAG TGGTACATGCCGGATGCAGATGCTGGGTCACTGCCGACCATCCTTGGCACATGGCAAGAG GAACCGACAGAGTTCCTCTCTGGTGATGCAGCCAACCCTGACCAACCAGGCCCTTCAGGAACCAAGTga
- the LOC119330866 gene encoding ALBINO3-like protein 2, chloroplastic, which produces MALPLRLLGRIGGGGRRARLPPPLAALAHLSAASPHRGPTHEPPSPAPPLHFPSPVPPFAVPARGFSWYSRSPASPAPPAAPEFPADEGADAEKEGVVYFDDASTVDYGEELAAAADGAADAAVGVAAGGNGGGLSGFAMDSLIGVLDGFHNLTGLPWWITISASTVAMRLIILPTLIVQLQKTAKIGQLFRKLPPPLPPPLSGRSYRDQYSLFQKKRRELDCPSFLWNFAYFSVQFPCFILWMASIRSMCLSNHPGLDNGGILWFNNLTEFPHGALGPVFPILVAGLHYLNVQISFQKSQAKHYPGVLGLLAKYYKIYLDILAIPLFLIAYVVPQGSLVYWTTNGLFHVAQQLSLRNDIVRKMLGLPDTGALAGNTSPKSLHEGQKIMQRWPLGDSRMQSKLESSTTPKFMFEDSKIMDENVSAESSSPEELLQQALQYLGTGCQDQAVPLIRTAIEKNPDLHIALIGMGQTLFSNKLFPEASVCFEHAIPKIEEQDPLLVLAYFSAGLSRKNQGDKEAAIKLLQRLTELKEPEQVMNKACYFQGFIALGSILSNEGRKSEAAKYLRAATAYDPGVERFLKECEEAMEDQSSQQSTKPPDLKGP; this is translated from the exons ATGGCGCTCCCGCTCCGACTCCTCGGCcgcatcggcggcggcggccgccgggcccgcctcccgccgccgctcgccgccctcgcccacctCTCCGCCGCCTCGCCCCACCGAGGCCCCACCCACGAGCCGCCCTCTCCTGCTCCCCCGCTCCATTTCCCCTCTCCTGTCCCCCCTTTCGCCGTGCCCGCGCGGGGCTTCTCCTGGTACTCCCGCTCCCCCGCCAGCCCCGCTCCCCCCGCGGCCCCAGAGTTTCCGGCCGACGAGGGCGCGGACGCCGAGAAGGAAGGGGTTGTTTACTTTGACGATGCGAGCACCGTCGATTACGGTGAAGAGCTCGCCGCCGCGGCAGATGGCGCGGCGGATGCCGCCGTCGGAGTGGCCGCTGGCGGCAATGGAGGCGGCCTGTCGGGGTTCGCTATGGACTCGTTGATCGGCGTCCTCGACGGCTTCCATAATCTCACTGGTCTGCCATG GTGGATAACAATCTCCGCCTCCACCGTGGCCATGCGGCTAATCATACTCCCCACCCTGATAGTACAACTTCAGAAGACTGCTAAAATCGGCCAACTTTTTCGAAAAT TGCCCCCTCCATTGCCCCCTCCTCTATCAGGAAGGAGTTATCGTGACCAATACTCTCTTTTccagaagaaaaggcgagagcttgATTGCCCCTCCTTTCTttggaattttgcctacttttcagTTCAG TTCCCTTGCTTTATACTGTGGATGGCAAGCATCCGGAGTATGTGCCTCAGTAATCACCCTGGATTAGATAAT GGCGGTATTCTGTGGTTTAATAACTTGACCGAGTTTCCACATGGTGCTTTAGGTCCTGTTTTTCCTATCTTAGTTGCTGGGCTCCATTATTTAAATGTCCAG ATTTCCTTCCAGAAAAGCCAGGCAAAGCACTACCCCGGAGTTTTAGGTTTATTAGCAAAG TACTACAAGATTTACCTTGATATTCTGGCTATTCCTTTGTTTCTTATCGCATATGTGGTCCCTCAG GGGAGCCTGGTCTACTGGACTACCAATGGTTTATTTCACGTAGCTCAG CAATTGTCCCTCAGAAATGATATTGTCCGCAAGATGTTGGGATTGCCTGATACTGGAGCTCTCGCTGGTAATACATCGCCAAAATCTCTTCACGAGGGTCAGAAGATAATGCAG CGGTGGCCCCTTGGAGATTCCCGCATGCAATCGAAATTGGAATCGTCTACAACTCCAAAGTTCATGTTTGAGGATAGTAAAATAATGGATGAAAATGTATCTGCTGAGTCCAGTTCACCTGAGGAGCTTCTTCAA CAAGCGTTACAATATTTGGGAACTGGCTGCCAAGATCAAGCTGTTCCACTTATCAG AACAGCAATAGAGAAAAACCCAGATCTACATATAGCTTTGATTGGAATGGGGCAAACCTTGTTCTCAAATAAGTTGTTTCCTGAAGCCTCAGTGTGTTTTGAACATGCTATACCGAAG ATTGAAGAACAAGATCCTCTTCTTGTGCTTGCGTACTTTAGTGCCGGTCTTTCACGTAAAAATCAG GGCGATAAGGAGGCGGCAATCAAGCTCCTGCAAAGACTAACAGAGCTCAAGGAACCAGAACAAGTGATGAACAAAGCATGCTATTTCCAAGGCTTTATTGCTCTAGGAAG TATACTATCAAATGAAGGACGGAAATCTGAGGCTGCGAAATACCTGCGAGCGGCTACTGCTTATGATCCAGGTGTTGAGAGATTTCTGAAGGAATGTGAGGAAGCAATGGAAGATCAATCAAGTCAGCAGAGCACCAAGCCACCAGACTTGAAAGGACCGTAA